In one window of Leptospira sp. GIMC2001 DNA:
- a CDS encoding phasin-related domain-containing protein, which produces MEKIVIDILNAGIGLLQSGKEGLGKATVDLEKTYGELVAKGAQDNSETAVQLRESVDKIINDIKEFTSVAGKNYDETRSKIVENYNKITEEIKSKMPEGKVEEVKAKINEVAESIKKSASPKANA; this is translated from the coding sequence ATGGAAAAAATTGTAATCGACATTCTTAACGCTGGGATCGGACTTCTTCAATCTGGAAAAGAAGGATTAGGAAAAGCTACTGTAGATCTAGAAAAAACTTACGGTGAATTAGTTGCTAAAGGTGCACAAGACAACTCTGAAACAGCAGTACAACTCAGAGAGTCCGTTGACAAAATCATCAACGACATCAAAGAATTCACATCTGTTGCAGGTAAGAATTATGATGAAACAAGATCTAAAATTGTAGAAAACTACAATAAGATCACTGAAGAAATCAAAAGCAAAATGCCAGAAGGTAAAGTAGAAGAAGTGAAAGCAAAAATCAATGAAGTTGCTGAATCTATCAAGAAATCTGCTTCTCCAAAAGCTAACGCTTAA
- a CDS encoding transglutaminase family protein: protein MPDYKIIHKTIYSYESTVSHCINLAHMYPPNTPHQECYRTFIDVNPRPSASSFRKDYFGNNLFFFSIEDPHKQLEVKVESSVKTNQPSYANFARSCPWPEAQTRLMKSTTRSDIEALEYLLPSAHVPFNPKFAEYAAISFADNKSILESVHDFTIRIFNDFEFDPKATTIVTPLEQVFEQKKGVCQDFTHFAISALRSFKIPARYVSGYIETHPPIGQKKLQGSDATHAWLSVYCPDQGWVDFDPTNGKFITDEYVITAIGRDYSDVSPLKGILFGGGKHKLKVEVDVLRE from the coding sequence GTGCCTGATTATAAAATAATTCATAAAACCATTTACAGTTATGAATCGACTGTATCCCATTGCATCAATCTTGCTCATATGTATCCTCCGAATACACCCCACCAAGAATGCTATCGGACTTTTATTGATGTTAACCCTCGACCTTCCGCTTCATCCTTTCGTAAGGACTACTTTGGTAATAATTTATTTTTCTTTTCTATTGAGGATCCTCATAAACAGTTAGAAGTAAAAGTTGAATCATCTGTGAAGACTAATCAGCCTTCCTACGCAAATTTTGCTCGTTCTTGCCCATGGCCAGAAGCGCAAACAAGATTGATGAAGTCCACAACACGATCTGATATCGAAGCTCTTGAATATTTGCTGCCATCAGCTCATGTTCCTTTTAATCCAAAATTTGCTGAATATGCCGCGATTTCATTTGCGGACAATAAATCTATTTTGGAAAGTGTTCATGATTTTACAATTCGCATATTCAATGATTTTGAATTTGATCCAAAGGCAACGACCATAGTGACGCCTTTAGAGCAAGTCTTTGAACAGAAAAAAGGTGTATGCCAAGATTTTACTCATTTTGCAATTTCTGCGCTTCGAAGTTTTAAAATTCCAGCAAGATATGTGAGTGGTTACATAGAAACCCATCCACCTATTGGTCAGAAAAAGCTACAAGGTTCTGATGCAACTCATGCTTGGTTATCGGTTTATTGTCCTGATCAAGGTTGGGTGGATTTTGATCCAACTAACGGCAAATTTATCACAGATGAATATGTAATAACCGCTATCGGTCGTGATTATTCTGATGTATCACCATTAAAGGGAATTCTATTCGGTGGCGGTAAGCATAAATTGAAAGTTGAAGTAGACGTTCTTCGCGAGTAA
- a CDS encoding circularly permuted type 2 ATP-grasp protein: protein MVASRGLELENLTQGYTPLSSIYDELFDEGGSVRPKYSFLLRSFMELGPQELMKRRQDADRILQENGVTYNVYGSQERHERSWAMDLFPVLMESDEWRKLERGLDQRAELLNSILKDVYGSRRLVFEKRIPAELIFGSPGFLRPCDMMFAQHGLSFFACDLIRDKNGNFNVLSDRIQAPSGSGYSLENRIVLSRIFPSIYRDSQVHRVASYFRSLRKNLHNLSGVQGRDPIVVLLTPGPGNETFFEHAYLASYLGYTLVQGEDLTVRSNFVYMKTVEGLQKVDLILKRVDDYFMDALELKGDSLLGVPGLLEVVRSGNVKVANPIGSAILENRAFMPFMSELCRFYLGEELILPTIPSYWMGRNDDFQTVMEHPQNYIFKSVFPSALDKSYWVAQMSDAESNQLLAQVRLNPNHYIAQEILASSTTPILTQNGLVPGRAIYRTFVTASDSGYVTMSGGLVRVTTDLDEIFITNQRGALSKDLWVLASESQKEESIQVAAPEKIAISRNPIGVPSRVADNLFWFARYSERAENTARVLREAINEILKYEDSYDNSSIHGILKLITHITSSYPGFLGDDSDELLGNPFPEIQRLLYSQLYGGSMVFNLNGLSNSAKNVRDRLSDDTRKIVQILENRTTNMPSNYDSMLEDIFQNIILLSSLSGLSFENLSRESGWYFLELGRRLERSLNLIRILQGIINFQLEDDRNALESLLNISDIRITYRRRYRYKMEIEPVFDILMFDDSNPRSLGFQFEQLNEVVKYLPGKNAKKMFPEDRQVLELYTAYKLKDASMLVENGRLLDDECLQWLGDLEIKLKNLSETITGRYFNYTESQSFLGDTSA, encoded by the coding sequence GTGGTTGCGAGTCGCGGTTTGGAACTAGAAAATCTTACACAGGGTTATACTCCTTTATCTTCCATTTACGATGAACTTTTTGATGAAGGTGGCAGCGTAAGGCCTAAGTATTCTTTTCTTTTGAGATCCTTTATGGAATTGGGTCCACAGGAATTGATGAAGAGAAGGCAAGATGCAGATCGTATTCTTCAGGAAAACGGTGTAACCTACAATGTGTACGGAAGCCAAGAACGTCATGAGCGTAGTTGGGCGATGGATTTATTTCCAGTTCTCATGGAAAGTGATGAATGGCGTAAACTGGAAAGAGGCTTAGACCAGAGAGCAGAACTTTTAAATAGCATTTTAAAAGATGTTTATGGATCTAGACGCTTGGTTTTTGAGAAAAGAATTCCAGCAGAACTGATATTCGGAAGCCCAGGTTTTTTGCGTCCTTGTGACATGATGTTTGCTCAACATGGATTGTCTTTTTTCGCTTGTGATCTAATTCGTGACAAGAATGGAAACTTCAATGTATTGAGCGATCGTATTCAGGCACCGTCTGGTTCGGGTTATTCGTTAGAGAACCGAATAGTGCTGTCAAGAATTTTTCCAAGCATTTATAGAGATTCCCAAGTTCATCGTGTAGCTTCTTATTTTCGATCTTTAAGAAAAAACCTCCACAATCTTTCTGGAGTTCAAGGCAGAGACCCAATTGTTGTTCTGTTGACTCCAGGTCCTGGAAATGAAACATTTTTTGAGCATGCGTACTTGGCGAGTTATCTTGGTTATACACTGGTTCAAGGTGAAGACCTAACTGTACGAAGCAATTTTGTTTATATGAAAACAGTTGAAGGTTTACAAAAGGTTGATCTCATTCTCAAAAGGGTAGATGATTATTTCATGGATGCTCTTGAATTAAAGGGTGATTCGCTTCTAGGTGTGCCAGGATTACTGGAAGTTGTGCGTTCAGGTAATGTAAAAGTTGCAAATCCTATTGGCTCAGCAATATTAGAAAACCGTGCATTTATGCCTTTTATGAGTGAGCTTTGTCGGTTCTATCTTGGTGAAGAACTAATTTTGCCAACTATTCCAAGTTATTGGATGGGTCGTAATGATGATTTTCAAACCGTAATGGAACATCCTCAGAATTATATTTTTAAATCTGTTTTTCCATCAGCTTTGGACAAAAGCTACTGGGTAGCACAAATGTCCGATGCAGAATCCAATCAATTACTAGCGCAAGTTAGGTTAAATCCTAACCACTACATTGCTCAAGAAATTCTTGCTTCATCCACAACTCCCATCCTAACCCAGAATGGATTGGTTCCAGGCAGAGCGATCTATCGTACATTTGTTACTGCATCCGATTCAGGTTATGTTACCATGTCTGGTGGTCTTGTCCGAGTGACTACAGACTTAGATGAGATTTTTATTACGAATCAACGCGGTGCATTGAGCAAAGATTTATGGGTTCTTGCGTCCGAATCCCAGAAGGAAGAGAGCATTCAAGTTGCTGCTCCCGAAAAAATTGCAATTTCTCGTAATCCGATTGGAGTTCCAAGTCGAGTTGCGGACAATTTGTTCTGGTTTGCAAGATATTCCGAGCGTGCAGAGAACACAGCTCGAGTATTGCGTGAAGCAATCAATGAGATATTAAAGTATGAAGATAGTTACGACAACTCTTCAATCCACGGAATTCTAAAACTAATTACACATATCACATCGTCCTATCCAGGCTTTCTTGGAGATGACTCGGATGAACTTTTGGGTAATCCTTTTCCAGAAATCCAAAGGTTGCTCTACAGCCAGCTTTATGGCGGTAGTATGGTTTTTAATCTCAACGGATTATCTAACTCAGCCAAAAACGTTCGTGACAGATTATCGGACGATACGAGAAAGATTGTTCAGATCCTAGAAAATCGAACAACCAATATGCCATCTAATTATGATTCAATGTTAGAAGATATTTTTCAAAATATAATATTGCTTTCATCTCTATCAGGATTGTCATTTGAGAATCTTAGCCGTGAATCCGGCTGGTATTTCTTGGAATTAGGAAGACGATTGGAACGATCTCTAAATCTTATTCGAATTCTTCAGGGTATTATCAATTTCCAATTGGAGGATGATCGCAATGCATTAGAGAGTCTTCTGAATATCAGCGATATTCGCATTACCTATCGTAGACGATATCGATACAAAATGGAAATTGAACCAGTTTTTGACATCCTTATGTTTGATGATTCGAACCCAAGATCTCTTGGCTTTCAATTCGAACAATTGAATGAAGTTGTCAAATATCTTCCAGGTAAGAACGCTAAGAAAATGTTCCCGGAAGATCGACAAGTATTGGAATTGTATACAGCCTATAAACTTAAAGATGCATCAATGTTGGTTGAGAACGGACGTTTGCTTGATGATGAATGCTTACAATGGTTAGGAGATCTTGAAATAAAACTAAAGAATCTATCGGAAACGATTACCGGGCGATATTTCAATTATACAGAATCTCAAAGCTTTCTCGGAGATACCAGTGCCTGA
- a CDS encoding transglutaminase family protein, whose amino-acid sequence MSIKIALTHRTSYRYDRDVELSPHIIRLRPAPHSRTPILSYSLKIQPEDHFINWQQDPFGNYQARFVFPKKTRFFEVLVDLTADMRVYNPFDFFVEGYAEKFPFKYTELLEKELAPYLNKIPLTPHFEKFFKTVDTTPREMNNFLVDLNQKVSADIRYIIRMEPGVQTCEETLQLGSGSCRDSAYLLVQTLRHLGLAARFVSGYLVQLKADTVPAEGPKGPETDFTDLHAWAEVYIPGAGWIGMDATSGLMAGEGHIPLACTPEPESAAAVTGFVSDGKSEFDFEMKVVRISETPRVTKPYSDDDWNSILELGSDIDRRIEKNQIHLTIGGEPTFVSTENREDNEWNFGAMGPNKYKISEKLIYKLKEKYSTNSLLQYCQGKWYPGELIPRWSINCYWRKDNEPIWKDFKLLATENEPGKNTVQDSSKFIEALANELRVSKKFILPAYEDIVYYIWKEATLPVTSEAELKKLNAFEKAERKRLLALLETGLKDEVGFVLPLEYNVIDKRFQSNQWTFERDKLYLIPGDSPIGFRLPLDSLNGSFESFPSEDPMAPKKDLPSRKELEDKRKSISEQKEQPEFRSKSALCVQVRNGNIRVFLPPMYNLESFLELIVAIEKASEITGLSIILEGYDPIRDTRLERFQITPDPGVIEVNLHPSSSFAEILGKTEILYETSETVKLTAEKFMLDGRHCGTGGGNHITVGAATPSESPFLKRPDLLRSLIAYWQNHPSLSYLFSGLFIGPTSQAPRIDEARIDSLHELEIAFRQIDSKDETTPWLLDRLFRNILVDVTGNTHRTEISIDKMFDPGSVTGRLGLVEFRAFEMPPHFKMSVVQQALVMSLINMFWEKPYRRSPIRWDTSLHDKFMLPYFVWKDFGEVISDLNREGFGFKESYFQPFYEFRFPEYGLHEADGLSLELRMALEPWNVLGEETNAFGTSRGVDSAVERVQILIRGLVPGRHLLSCNGYQVPLQPTGILGEYVAGVRFKAWEAVLTLHPHLPAQQSLVFDIYDQWNQRSVGGCTYHVSHPGGRTYETFPVNSYEAESRRISRFWSHGHNPGTTPQPIPKKLENSDFPCTLDLRML is encoded by the coding sequence ATGTCAATAAAAATCGCATTAACTCATCGCACATCCTATCGTTATGACCGAGACGTAGAATTGTCTCCTCATATTATTCGTCTTCGTCCAGCTCCACATAGTCGAACTCCGATACTTTCTTATTCATTGAAAATCCAACCTGAAGATCATTTTATCAATTGGCAACAAGATCCTTTTGGTAACTACCAAGCAAGATTTGTATTTCCTAAGAAGACAAGATTCTTTGAAGTATTAGTTGATCTAACCGCAGATATGCGAGTTTACAATCCTTTTGACTTTTTTGTAGAAGGATATGCTGAGAAGTTTCCATTCAAATATACTGAACTTCTCGAAAAAGAACTCGCACCTTATTTAAACAAGATTCCACTTACTCCTCATTTTGAAAAATTCTTCAAGACTGTAGATACAACTCCAAGAGAAATGAATAATTTCTTAGTAGATCTCAATCAGAAAGTATCAGCTGATATTCGTTATATTATTCGAATGGAGCCGGGCGTTCAGACATGCGAGGAGACTCTACAATTAGGTTCTGGTTCCTGTCGAGATAGTGCTTATTTGCTTGTTCAGACTCTCCGGCATCTCGGTCTAGCCGCAAGATTCGTGTCAGGTTACTTGGTTCAACTTAAAGCTGATACAGTGCCTGCTGAAGGACCTAAAGGTCCCGAGACAGATTTTACGGACTTACATGCATGGGCAGAAGTGTATATTCCTGGTGCTGGATGGATTGGAATGGATGCTACTTCTGGACTCATGGCTGGCGAGGGTCATATTCCTCTTGCTTGCACTCCAGAGCCTGAGTCTGCAGCTGCTGTGACTGGTTTTGTGTCTGATGGAAAGTCGGAATTTGATTTCGAAATGAAAGTAGTTCGAATTTCGGAGACTCCTCGAGTAACAAAACCTTATTCAGATGATGACTGGAACTCAATTTTAGAATTGGGTTCAGATATTGATAGACGAATTGAGAAAAATCAAATCCACCTAACAATCGGTGGTGAGCCAACATTTGTGTCAACCGAGAATCGAGAAGACAACGAATGGAATTTCGGAGCAATGGGTCCGAATAAATACAAAATTTCTGAGAAATTAATTTATAAATTAAAAGAAAAATATTCAACCAATTCCTTACTTCAATACTGCCAAGGAAAATGGTATCCTGGAGAACTCATTCCGAGATGGTCAATCAATTGCTATTGGCGAAAAGACAATGAGCCGATCTGGAAAGATTTTAAGTTACTTGCAACTGAAAATGAACCTGGTAAGAACACAGTCCAAGATTCTTCGAAGTTTATAGAAGCTCTTGCTAACGAGCTGAGAGTTAGTAAAAAATTTATACTTCCTGCTTATGAAGATATTGTTTACTACATATGGAAAGAGGCAACCCTTCCTGTAACTTCTGAAGCAGAACTAAAAAAATTGAATGCTTTTGAGAAAGCTGAGCGAAAACGATTACTTGCTTTGCTCGAAACTGGACTCAAAGATGAAGTTGGTTTCGTACTGCCTCTTGAATACAATGTTATAGACAAAAGGTTCCAATCCAATCAATGGACATTTGAAAGAGACAAACTTTATCTTATTCCAGGAGATTCACCAATTGGATTTCGACTTCCATTGGATTCTCTCAATGGATCTTTTGAATCATTCCCATCTGAAGATCCGATGGCACCTAAGAAAGATTTGCCGAGTCGAAAGGAACTTGAGGATAAAAGAAAAAGTATTTCTGAGCAGAAAGAACAACCGGAGTTCCGATCGAAATCAGCCCTTTGTGTTCAGGTAAGAAACGGAAATATTCGAGTTTTTTTACCTCCAATGTACAATTTAGAAAGCTTCTTAGAATTGATCGTAGCTATTGAGAAGGCTTCAGAAATCACAGGGCTTTCTATAATATTGGAAGGTTATGATCCTATACGAGATACAAGATTAGAAAGATTTCAGATTACGCCAGATCCTGGAGTTATCGAAGTCAACCTACATCCTTCTTCTTCTTTTGCGGAAATTTTAGGTAAAACAGAAATATTGTATGAGACATCAGAAACGGTTAAGCTAACAGCAGAAAAATTTATGTTAGATGGTAGACATTGTGGAACTGGAGGAGGCAATCATATAACCGTAGGTGCTGCAACTCCTTCAGAAAGTCCATTCTTGAAACGACCAGATCTACTTCGCAGTTTGATTGCATATTGGCAAAATCACCCAAGCCTATCTTATTTATTTTCTGGTTTATTCATTGGACCGACTTCTCAGGCACCGAGAATAGATGAAGCAAGAATTGACTCACTTCACGAATTGGAAATTGCCTTTCGTCAAATTGATTCTAAGGACGAGACAACGCCATGGCTTTTGGATCGCTTGTTTAGAAATATTCTGGTTGATGTAACTGGCAATACACATCGTACGGAAATTTCTATTGATAAAATGTTTGATCCCGGTTCGGTGACTGGACGATTGGGTTTGGTTGAGTTCAGAGCTTTTGAAATGCCTCCGCATTTTAAGATGAGTGTTGTTCAGCAAGCACTTGTTATGTCTTTGATCAATATGTTTTGGGAGAAACCATATCGCAGATCACCAATACGTTGGGATACAAGTCTTCATGACAAATTTATGCTTCCATATTTTGTTTGGAAAGATTTCGGTGAAGTGATTTCTGATCTTAATCGTGAAGGTTTTGGATTCAAAGAATCATATTTTCAACCATTTTATGAATTTAGATTTCCTGAATATGGATTGCATGAAGCGGACGGATTGTCCTTAGAACTGAGAATGGCTCTAGAACCTTGGAACGTTTTAGGCGAGGAGACCAATGCATTTGGGACTTCACGAGGTGTTGACTCAGCAGTTGAAAGAGTTCAGATTCTCATTCGTGGACTCGTTCCAGGGAGACATTTGCTTTCCTGCAATGGCTATCAAGTTCCCTTACAACCAACAGGCATTCTTGGAGAATATGTTGCCGGAGTTCGCTTCAAGGCTTGGGAAGCAGTTTTAACTCTGCACCCACATTTGCCAGCACAACAGAGTCTGGTTTTTGATATTTATGATCAGTGGAATCAGCGATCTGTGGGTGGATGCACGTATCATGTATCTCATCCTGGTGGTCGAACCTATGAAACTTTTCCAGTGAATTCTTATGAAGCCGAATCACGAAGAATCAGTCGGTTCTGGTCACATGGTCATAACCCTGGAACGACTCCTCAACCGATTCCGAAAAAATTAGAAAATTCTGATTTTCCTTGTACTTTAGATTTACGAATGCTGTAG
- a CDS encoding alpha-E domain-containing protein, with the protein MLSRVAGSIYWMNRYIERAENYSRFIDVNHQLMMDLSGSYPNQWMPLVYTTGDHELFVKKYENPSVGNVIQFLTFDTENSNSIFSCLTRARENARTVRENISTTMWEVLNEFYLEVKVIRNDYLKLSPDSITLDTVFSSSSGKNLSEFFKLVRNKCQMFQGTTDSTISHDDVWHFAMIGRNLERSDKTTRILDMKYFILLPSNTDVGSTLDLLQWISLLKSASAHEMYNRVYPKVIPLHIAEFMIQNPQFPRSILFCLNEIEKGVKKVSGIEIGQEHKSTSIERMVVQEVKETSMANVFKDGFHDYLDNLQGRLNSLGASIHDQFFISET; encoded by the coding sequence ATGTTAAGCAGAGTCGCGGGTTCTATCTATTGGATGAATCGTTATATAGAAAGAGCCGAGAATTATTCTAGATTCATTGATGTGAATCATCAATTGATGATGGATCTCTCCGGTTCTTATCCTAATCAATGGATGCCATTGGTTTATACAACAGGTGATCATGAACTTTTTGTCAAAAAATATGAGAATCCTTCCGTCGGAAATGTAATTCAGTTTTTGACATTTGATACGGAAAACTCGAATTCCATATTCTCTTGTCTGACACGGGCTCGTGAGAATGCGAGAACCGTTCGAGAAAATATTTCCACTACAATGTGGGAAGTTCTAAATGAATTCTATTTGGAAGTAAAAGTAATTCGCAATGATTATTTAAAACTTTCTCCAGACTCCATCACTTTGGACACAGTGTTCTCTTCCTCTTCTGGTAAGAATCTCAGTGAATTCTTCAAATTAGTTAGAAATAAATGCCAAATGTTTCAAGGAACAACTGATTCTACGATTAGCCATGATGATGTTTGGCATTTTGCTATGATCGGAAGAAATTTAGAAAGATCAGATAAGACAACTCGTATATTAGATATGAAATATTTTATTTTGCTTCCTTCTAACACGGATGTCGGATCGACTCTTGATCTACTGCAATGGATTTCTTTGCTTAAGTCTGCCAGCGCGCACGAAATGTACAATCGAGTATATCCTAAAGTGATTCCTCTGCATATCGCAGAATTTATGATTCAAAATCCTCAATTTCCAAGATCGATTTTATTCTGTCTCAATGAGATTGAGAAGGGAGTCAAAAAAGTTTCGGGAATCGAAATTGGACAGGAACACAAATCAACTTCCATAGAAAGAATGGTCGTTCAAGAAGTGAAGGAAACATCAATGGCTAATGTTTTTAAAGATGGATTTCATGATTATCTAGATAATCTTCAAGGGAGATTAAACAGTCTAGGTGCATCCATTCATGACCAATTCTTCATTAGTGAAACATAA
- a CDS encoding circularly permuted type 2 ATP-grasp protein, protein MLANYDTEEFFDEMFIKAGEPRLGYDYLKNRIESLGETELRRRSNSAEKALISMGITFTVYGDDEAEERIMPFDVIPRVLHNEEWANLEKGLKQRIQAINLFLQDIYSDQKIIKDGIIPREIIESSSGYLKQCIGVKPPKGIWIHVTGTDLVRDGNGTVLVLEDNLRCPSGVSYVLENREVMKRTFPELFEKLSIRPIYDYPFRLRNTLENLTDSYNPTLAVWTPGIYNSAYYEHSFLAQKMGVSLVEGSDLTVEDDKVFMKTTKGLKRVDVIYRRVDDIFMDPNSFRKDSLLGVKGLFEAYKKGNIALANAPGTGVADDKVIYTFVPQIIKYYMNEDPIIPNVPTYLCSEGKNLQFVLDNIHELVVKAANGAGGYGMIIGPKSTKQEQEDFKELVKKDPRNYIAQPVLSLSRVPTLVGDEKIEGRHVDLRPFILYSEDIYVMPGGLTRVALKKGSLVVNSSQGGGSKDTWVMG, encoded by the coding sequence ATGTTAGCAAACTACGATACAGAGGAATTTTTTGACGAAATGTTTATCAAAGCTGGGGAACCTCGGCTTGGTTATGATTATTTAAAAAATAGAATTGAATCTCTCGGTGAGACGGAATTGAGACGAAGGTCGAATTCTGCAGAGAAAGCACTTATTTCGATGGGAATTACATTTACCGTTTACGGTGATGATGAAGCAGAAGAACGAATCATGCCCTTCGATGTGATTCCGCGAGTTCTGCATAATGAAGAATGGGCAAATTTGGAGAAGGGTCTCAAGCAAAGAATCCAAGCCATTAATTTATTTCTACAAGACATTTATTCAGATCAGAAAATCATAAAAGATGGAATTATTCCAAGAGAAATTATAGAATCCAGTTCTGGATATTTAAAGCAGTGCATTGGCGTGAAACCTCCGAAAGGAATTTGGATTCATGTTACTGGAACGGATCTAGTTCGCGATGGAAATGGAACCGTTCTTGTCTTAGAAGACAATCTACGTTGCCCATCTGGAGTATCTTATGTTCTGGAAAACCGTGAGGTAATGAAAAGAACCTTTCCTGAGTTATTTGAGAAACTATCTATCCGACCCATCTACGATTATCCCTTTCGCCTACGAAATACTTTAGAAAATTTAACGGATTCTTACAATCCTACTCTTGCAGTTTGGACTCCGGGAATTTATAACTCTGCCTACTATGAACATTCCTTTCTTGCCCAAAAAATGGGAGTCTCTTTGGTTGAAGGATCGGATCTAACTGTTGAAGATGATAAAGTTTTCATGAAAACCACAAAAGGGCTTAAGCGTGTTGATGTAATTTATCGCAGAGTGGATGATATATTTATGGATCCAAATTCTTTTAGAAAGGATTCTTTGTTAGGTGTTAAAGGTTTGTTCGAAGCTTATAAAAAAGGAAACATAGCACTTGCAAATGCTCCAGGAACAGGAGTTGCAGATGATAAAGTTATTTATACTTTTGTTCCACAGATTATAAAATACTATATGAATGAAGATCCGATCATACCGAACGTTCCTACTTATCTATGTAGCGAAGGTAAAAATCTACAGTTCGTTCTAGATAATATTCATGAACTCGTTGTTAAAGCAGCGAACGGTGCTGGTGGTTACGGGATGATCATCGGACCGAAGTCAACGAAACAAGAACAAGAAGACTTCAAGGAATTGGTCAAAAAAGATCCGAGAAATTATATTGCTCAACCAGTTTTATCTTTATCAAGAGTTCCAACCTTAGTTGGTGATGAGAAGATAGAAGGAAGACATGTTGACCTTCGTCCTTTCATTCTTTATAGTGAAGATATCTATGTAATGCCAGGCGGACTCACAAGAGTTGCTCTGAAAAAAGGATCCCTTGTAGTTAACTCGTCACAGGGTGGTGGATCCAAAGATACTTGGGTCATGGGTTAA
- a CDS encoding LIC_12337 family protein, producing MKLFNKKNIFLTIAILTIVSTISLPIRKTPWFEIAHPVAWQIDPDRLFSVIHAAENDWGFVRGSAQWARGNSTFIDQLLANMRDNGLLRLGDNQVYRDVDFGNGKKVNIKIDLSANFSVASGAFSGNKTFANRFEIWIPGDTSNTPALQLFFNSVDTLDENGALLYYNLPKLETTNSLNFGDANSVIETFIFRRANGTRRQVYTWKAIPVTSKNITDVGRVVLDEVLNNEQLCFRTAVRVPRTNLISLANNSFFTVSNINAVCGAGDNLYYTLAYMQKFQSPFLTTAKYGWTGNNERREGFCAFSGTNNNYGLFNDVGFERDKVATADVPASYPSPNQGTPNVDSAFERTYSDAGTLDQSEITSKAFIDGVPSNAAISFKASTPP from the coding sequence ATGAAATTATTCAATAAAAAAAATATCTTTCTTACAATCGCAATTTTAACAATTGTTAGCACAATTAGTCTTCCGATAAGAAAGACACCTTGGTTTGAAATTGCACATCCAGTCGCTTGGCAAATTGATCCAGATAGACTGTTTTCTGTTATCCATGCAGCAGAGAATGATTGGGGTTTTGTTCGTGGATCAGCACAATGGGCAAGAGGCAACTCTACTTTTATAGACCAACTCCTTGCAAATATGAGAGATAATGGTTTGCTTCGATTGGGTGACAATCAAGTCTACAGGGATGTAGATTTCGGAAATGGTAAAAAAGTAAATATCAAAATTGATCTAAGTGCGAATTTCTCTGTTGCTTCTGGAGCATTTTCAGGTAACAAAACTTTTGCCAATCGATTTGAAATTTGGATTCCAGGAGATACTTCTAATACTCCTGCTCTTCAACTTTTCTTTAATAGTGTTGATACATTGGATGAAAATGGTGCTCTTTTATATTATAATTTACCAAAGCTAGAAACGACGAATAGTTTAAACTTTGGTGATGCAAATTCGGTAATTGAAACGTTTATTTTCAGGCGAGCAAACGGAACAAGAAGACAAGTTTATACTTGGAAAGCGATTCCTGTTACTTCTAAGAATATAACTGATGTTGGGCGAGTGGTTCTAGATGAAGTTTTGAACAATGAGCAACTTTGTTTTAGGACAGCTGTTCGTGTTCCAAGAACCAATCTAATCAGTCTTGCAAATAATAGCTTTTTTACAGTTAGCAACATAAACGCTGTATGTGGAGCTGGAGATAATTTATATTATACGCTAGCTTATATGCAGAAATTCCAATCTCCATTTCTAACTACCGCTAAATATGGTTGGACAGGAAATAACGAGAGAAGAGAAGGTTTTTGTGCATTCTCGGGAACTAACAACAATTACGGTTTATTCAATGACGTCGGGTTCGAGAGAGATAAGGTTGCGACTGCCGACGTTCCCGCTTCTTATCCTTCTCCCAATCAAGGAACACCTAACGTGGATAGTGCTTTCGAACGAACTTATAGTGATGCTGGAACTTTAGATCAATCCGAAATCACATCAAAAGCATTTATTGATGGAGTTCCTTCCAATGCTGCAATTAGTTTCAAGGCTTCAACACCTCCATAA